The genomic stretch TGACAGAAGTCATTCTTCCTGTCACTCACAGCTTAACTTTTTCGAAATCAACCTGTTGTTGGTGACAAATTTATTGTATTCTGAGAAAGAAAACCATTAAATCTTCAGGAAATAGATTTTTATGTCTTTTATTTAAAACAGGTTTAAACTAGTATTGATGAAAGCCTGATTTATTACCCCGGTACAATTTGAATTCCAGAAATAAAAAAGCCACCCTGATAACAGAGTGGCTCGTTTGATTTTGATTTGTTTTATTGATTATATAAAAGGTATTTTAACGACCTCTGCAGGTATCGATTTATTCCTGATTTTTACAAATACTTCGGTTCCAAATGCCGAATACTCCCGGGCAATATATCCCATGCCAATTCCTTTGTTCAAAATGGGCGACATGGTTCCGGAAGTCACATGACCGATTACCACTCCCTCAGCATTTTCCAATTCGTATCCATGACGTGGAATTCCACGATCTGTTAGAACAAAACCGCGCAAACGACGAGTTACGCCCTCGTTTTTTTGCATGGTTAAAAATTCGCGATCGATAAATTTCCGACCATTATTAAATTTGGTAATCCAACCTAAACCGGCTTCAATCGGCGATGTGGTATCGTCAATATCATTTCCGTATAAGCAATATCCCATTTCCAGGCGCAAAGTATCGCGGGCAGCCAAACCTACCGGCTGAATTCCAAACTCCTCACCGGCTTCGAAAATAGCTTTCCATATTTGTTCGGCCACACTGTTTCTAAAATACAATTCGAAACCACCTGCACCGGTATAACCTGTTGCCGAAATAATTACATCATCAACACCGGCAAATTTATCGGTGGTAAAGGTGTAAAATTTTATTTCTGATAAATCTACTTCGGTTAATTTCTGCAATACTTCAGTAGCTTTTGGCCCCTGAATGGCAAGCTGGCTAATGTTATCTGACGCATTTTCCAGTTCAGCGCCAATCTCTTCGTTTTGAGCAACAACCCAGTTCCAGTCTTTTTCGATGTTTGCTGCATTTACAACCAGCATATATTTTTCCGGCTCGTAATAATACACCAGTAAATCATCAACAATTCCACCTTTCCCATTTGGGAAACAGCTGTATTGTGCCTGCCCAAGTGTTAAAATTCGTGGATCATTTGAAGTAATTTTTGCCACTAAATCCAAAGCCTTAGGTCCTTTTACCCAAAACTCGCCCATATGCGATACATCAAAAACGCCTACTGCTTCGCGCACACACATGTGTTCGGCTTTAATTCCAGAATATTCAATTGGCATTTCGTAACCGGCAAACTCAACCATTTTAGCACCAAGGCTTTTGTGAATTTGATTAAATGCAGTTGTCTTCATTTATTTTATTTATTTACTCAAAAGAAGTAGTTGAGATGATTCGATTACATACAGAATTACCATTTAAAGCCCGGATCTGATCGATTCAAAAGTACTTCAGAATTTATTTGTGCAAAGCTAGAGATTCAAAAACTTCACAAATATGAATTTTATCAGACATTAAACAAAATGCATAAGTGAATATTTTATTAATTTGCAGAACATCTTTAAAATACAATATGGACAATCAAACGAAACTCATTCACACCCATCAAATTGATGCAATTTCAGGGGGTGACAATTCTTTTAAAATAGAACTGATCAATATTTTTCTGGAGCAAATTCCGGAATTTATACAAAACATGACCAGCTCTTACGAAAACAAAGACTGGACTCTTTTGGCACGGGAAGCTCACACTGCAAAATCATCGGCC from uncultured Draconibacterium sp. encodes the following:
- a CDS encoding Hpt domain-containing protein translates to MDNQTKLIHTHQIDAISGGDNSFKIELINIFLEQIPEFIQNMTSSYENKDWTLLAREAHTAKSSALTFGMDETGMLLKDIQLNTEKSEFDTLSALIEKAISQLSSAVIELEAMKKSL
- the gcvT gene encoding glycine cleavage system aminomethyltransferase GcvT, whose protein sequence is MKTTAFNQIHKSLGAKMVEFAGYEMPIEYSGIKAEHMCVREAVGVFDVSHMGEFWVKGPKALDLVAKITSNDPRILTLGQAQYSCFPNGKGGIVDDLLVYYYEPEKYMLVVNAANIEKDWNWVVAQNEEIGAELENASDNISQLAIQGPKATEVLQKLTEVDLSEIKFYTFTTDKFAGVDDVIISATGYTGAGGFELYFRNSVAEQIWKAIFEAGEEFGIQPVGLAARDTLRLEMGYCLYGNDIDDTTSPIEAGLGWITKFNNGRKFIDREFLTMQKNEGVTRRLRGFVLTDRGIPRHGYELENAEGVVIGHVTSGTMSPILNKGIGMGYIAREYSAFGTEVFVKIRNKSIPAEVVKIPFI